A single region of the Chloroflexota bacterium genome encodes:
- a CDS encoding acetyl-CoA hydrolase/transferase family protein — protein MPERAAKRVTAVEAVRALPARGRLLFPTSCGVTLSLLEAIESERDRFDDLHLYTGIMFADPPLLKHVGGNIKLTTWHVMPPTQKLVDDGRAEHLPLRLSQVPRVFGQRGEVPIDALFIQVSPPDEQGLVSLGLEVGPCIDLVKQTRLVIAEVNRQTPRTLGDSLVHISDIDFLVDADYPPVEYRQASIGDVEKKIAGYVADLIPNGSTLQMGMGAVPEALINFLSAKRDLGIHSGIITDAFIPLIENGVFTSARKTIDTGKIVTGEIFGGPAIFKYVQNNPRIHMASVAYVQNPMVVRRLENFVSVNSAVEIDLTGQVNAESVGGRQISGLGGQFDFIEGVLHSPNGISIFALPATAARGKVSRIVARLGEGAVVSTPRYCTDYVVTEYGVARLKGKTLRQRAEALIAIAHPNFRDALSNALSRPKPSRGE, from the coding sequence ATGCCTGAAAGAGCCGCAAAACGCGTCACTGCCGTCGAAGCCGTCCGCGCCCTTCCCGCCAGGGGCCGCCTCCTCTTTCCAACTTCCTGCGGCGTCACCCTCTCGCTCCTGGAGGCCATCGAAAGCGAGCGCGACCGCTTCGATGATCTGCACCTCTACACCGGCATCATGTTCGCCGATCCGCCGCTCCTCAAACACGTCGGCGGGAATATCAAGCTCACCACCTGGCACGTCATGCCTCCCACGCAGAAGCTCGTGGACGACGGCCGCGCCGAGCACCTGCCATTGCGGCTCTCTCAGGTGCCGCGCGTTTTCGGCCAACGCGGCGAGGTCCCCATAGACGCCCTCTTCATCCAAGTCTCGCCTCCCGATGAACAAGGCCTCGTCAGCCTCGGCCTGGAGGTCGGCCCCTGCATTGACCTCGTCAAACAGACCAGGCTCGTCATCGCCGAAGTGAACAGACAGACGCCGCGCACCCTGGGGGATTCCCTCGTCCACATCAGCGATATTGACTTCCTCGTGGACGCCGACTATCCGCCTGTGGAATACCGCCAGGCCTCCATCGGCGATGTGGAGAAGAAGATCGCGGGCTACGTCGCCGACCTTATCCCCAACGGCTCCACGCTCCAGATGGGCATGGGCGCCGTTCCGGAGGCGCTTATCAACTTCCTCAGCGCCAAGCGCGATCTCGGCATCCATTCCGGCATCATCACGGACGCCTTCATCCCCCTCATAGAAAACGGCGTCTTCACCAGCGCGCGCAAAACGATAGACACGGGCAAGATCGTCACCGGGGAAATCTTCGGCGGCCCCGCCATCTTCAAGTACGTCCAAAACAATCCGCGCATCCACATGGCCTCCGTCGCCTATGTGCAGAACCCAATGGTCGTGCGCCGGCTGGAGAACTTCGTCAGCGTCAACTCCGCTGTCGAGATAGACCTCACCGGCCAGGTGAACGCCGAGAGCGTCGGCGGCAGGCAGATCAGCGGCCTCGGCGGCCAGTTCGATTTCATCGAAGGCGTTCTGCATTCTCCCAACGGCATCTCCATCTTCGCCCTGCCGGCCACCGCCGCCAGGGGAAAAGTCTCCCGCATCGTCGCGCGCCTCGGCGAAGGGGCCGTCGTCAGCACGCCGCGCTACTGCACCGATTACGTCGTCACCGAATACGGCGTCGCCCGGCTCAAGGGCAAGACCCTGCGTCAGCGCGCCGAAGCCCTCATCGCCATCGCCCACCCGAACTTCCGCGATGCGCTGAGTAACGCCCTCTCCCGTCCAAAGCCCTCTAGAGGCGAATGA
- a CDS encoding PspC domain-containing protein gives MAQAKLVKSGNDRILFGVCGGLAEYFAVDSVFVRLAYIVLALLMPRLKEPQYDPADSIRQNIQGIPSDTAEAGRRIGSVIRGERPEGQHPEPVMERAESRRTAVGIILILIGVIILIVNFGVLGWFNGAIFWPVLLIAVGFGLLAIRVKTS, from the coding sequence ATGGCACAAGCAAAGCTCGTCAAATCCGGGAACGACCGTATCCTCTTCGGCGTCTGCGGCGGCCTCGCCGAATACTTCGCTGTAGACAGCGTCTTCGTCCGCCTCGCCTACATCGTCCTCGCCCTCCTCATGCCTCGCCTCAAGGAACCCCAGTACGATCCCGCCGACTCGATCCGGCAAAACATCCAAGGCATCCCAAGCGATACCGCGGAGGCGGGCCGCCGCATCGGCAGCGTCATCCGCGGCGAAAGGCCGGAGGGCCAACACCCCGAGCCTGTGATGGAAAGGGCCGAGTCTCGACGCACCGCCGTCGGCATCATCCTTATCCTCATCGGCGTCATCATCCTCATCGTGAACTTCGGCGTCCTCGGCTGGTTCAACGGCGCGATCTTCTGGCCAGTCCTCCTCATCGCCGTCGGCTTCGGCCTCCTCGCCATCAGGGTAAAAACCTCGTAA
- a CDS encoding crotonase gives MQLETLLFETHDHKAVVTLNRPDRMNALSRQMSEDLFTAFSEVKSNPDIWVAILTGAGEKAFSAGADLKESSEDRKRGATPNFAPSRPVGGFLKNFLLWKPTIAAINGFALGGGLEMALACDIRIAADHARLGLPEVKWSLIAAAGGVSRLPRSIPRAVAMRMVLTGEPITAQQALQWGLVTDVVPLKDLLPLAHRLADTICQNAPLAVRTAKEAVSKGLEMSLETALVHEEEYVKRLVATEDFLEGPRAFAEKRKPNFKGR, from the coding sequence ATGCAGCTGGAAACCCTGCTCTTTGAAACGCACGACCACAAGGCCGTCGTCACCCTTAACCGGCCCGATAGGATGAACGCCCTCAGCCGCCAGATGAGCGAAGACCTCTTCACCGCATTCAGCGAAGTGAAGAGCAACCCGGACATCTGGGTCGCCATCCTCACCGGCGCGGGCGAAAAGGCCTTCTCCGCAGGCGCGGACCTCAAGGAAAGCTCGGAGGACCGCAAGCGCGGCGCGACCCCAAACTTCGCTCCTTCCCGTCCCGTCGGCGGCTTCCTCAAGAACTTTCTCCTTTGGAAGCCCACCATCGCCGCCATCAACGGCTTCGCCCTCGGCGGCGGTTTGGAGATGGCCCTCGCCTGCGATATCCGCATCGCCGCCGATCACGCGCGCCTCGGCCTTCCCGAGGTGAAGTGGAGCCTCATCGCCGCCGCGGGCGGCGTCTCCCGCCTGCCGCGCAGCATCCCTCGCGCCGTCGCCATGCGCATGGTCCTCACCGGCGAGCCCATCACCGCGCAGCAGGCCCTCCAGTGGGGCCTCGTCACAGACGTCGTGCCGCTCAAGGACCTCCTTCCCCTGGCGCATCGCCTCGCCGATACCATCTGTCAGAACGCGCCCCTCGCCGTTCGCACCGCCAAGGAGGCCGTCTCTAAGGGCCTTGAGATGAGCCTGGAGACCGCCCTTGTCCACGAGGAGGAATACGTGAAACGACTGGTGGCGACCGAAGACTTCCTCGAAGGTCCCCGCGCCTTCGCGGAGAAGCGCAAGCCCAACTTTAAGGGCCGCTAA